The following DNA comes from Bacteroidales bacterium.
ACGGTATTGAATTCCTTGTCGAATCAAACTACACTTTCAGATAAAATTGACGGTGATGACGATGCTGTAGCGACGTTGGGACAAAAAGTGGCGGATAAAGTTGCCACATTCGGAGGGAGTTGGACGTTTATTATCTCTTTCGGTGTATTCATATTTATTTGGATAACGATCAATGTGATTTGGTTGGCCAATAAAGCATTTGATCCCTATCCGTTTATTCTTTTGAACCTGATGTTGTCTTGTCTGGCAGCGTTACAGGCTCCGGTGATCATGATGAGTCAGAACAGGCAGGAAGATAAAGACCGGGAACGTTCCAAAAAGGATTATATGATCAACCTGAAATCAGAATTAGAGATCAGGAGCCTTCATGAAAAAATCGATCACCTGATTTTTCACCAGCAACAGGAATTGATGGAAGTACAAAATGTCCAGCTAGAGTTGTTGGATGCTATCTTAAACCAGATAGAAAAGAAAGAAGCGCCCCGAAAACCTGTTCGCTCCAAAAAACAATCGGAAAATAAAAAAACATAACTTTTTGTCAGTTAGTGTGCAATGTGTTTTTTATGGGAACCTGTATAGTCAGGATGTCAAAAAAATGTTTTGTCATTTTAGAAACATTGGATAAAAAAAGATATTTTTATCGTTTTTATTGTATTTCTGATCAAATGAATTTTCTATAATCTCCACAGAAGTGACTGTGAAGAACTGTTATTCCAGTTGCAGGTATATGCATCCTGTAGATCAATGATTCATTTGAAAACTCCTTTATCGACGTGAAAATTAAAATATAGACAGATGAAAAAAATTATTGTTTCCCTCTTAATGATGGTATCACTTGTATACGGATGTGGTTCTTCCGGACATGAAGTCATTCAAAACGATTTGCGCGCACCGGCATACCCGTTGGTTACTATCGATCCTTATACTTCGGCCTGGTCGTTCGGTGATAAGTTATATGAGGGTTCGTTAAAACACTGGACAGGAAAAGATTTTCCCTTATTGGGTGTTATCCGTGTAGATGGCGAGAATTATCGCTTCATGGGACTGGAGGATATTCCGCTTTTAACAGTATTCAATACATCCGAACAAGGAATGTGGACCGGGAAATATACTTTTACCCGTCCGCGTGAAGGATGGAATAATAAAGATTTTAACGATAAACAATGGAAAGAAGGACCTGCTGCTTTCGGAACACGGGACGAATCTACAGTGAAGACAGCATGGGAAACCGAGGAGATTTGGGTACGGCGTGAAATCAATCTGGAAGAAGACCTTTCCGGGAAGAAAGTATTTCTGGAATATTCGCATGATGATGATTTTGAGTTATATATCAACGGAATAGAAGTGGTCAATACCGGGTATAAGTGGCGGAAAAACGTCACTGAGCCTGTTACCGGCGAAGCCCTGGCATCATTGAAAAAAGGAAAGAATGTTATTGCCGCTCATTGTACGAATCGTTCACATGGGGCTTTGGTCGATTTCGGACTTTTCACGGAACAATCCATGCCGGTGAAACTGGAAAGGACAGCAGAACAGAAATCAGTGAATGTGCAGGCTACACAGACGCATTATACATTTACTTGTGGCGGTGTTGACCTGAAACTCTCTTTTGCTGCCCCGCTGTTTATGGAACAGCTCGATCTTCTTTCTCGTCCGGTGAATTACCTCTCTTATGAAGTTGTATCCAACGATGGTAAGGAACATGAAGTGGATGTATATTTCGAAAGTTCTCCCAACTGGGCATTGAATCATCCCGGACAGGCGTCGGTGAGCGAAAGTTTTGAGAACGGAGGGCTTGTCTTCCTGAAAACAGGCAGTAAGGAGCAGAATTATTTAGGAAAAAAAGGCGATGATGTACGTATCGACTGGGGATACTTTTATATGGCGGCCAAAAAAGAAAACACTTCTTACCTTGTTGGAAATGCAGCTGATTTAAGAAAGAATTTTGTGGATAAAGCAGCCAATGCCTCTTCCGTAAAAAAAGAAAATGCACGGATGGCGTTGATACAGTCATTGGGAAAAATAAAGAAAGGTTCGGGAAAAATAATGATCGGTTATGATGATATTTATTCCATACAGTATTTTGGTGTAAACCTCCGGCCCTATTGGAACCGTTCCGGGGACCAGGATATACTGATGCAGTTTCAGGCAGCTGACCGGGAATACCAGCAATTGATAGATCGTTGTTACCGTTTTGATCAACAATTAATGGAAAAAGCAACGTTGGCAGGTGGTAAGAAATATGCCGAGTTATGTGTTCTGGCTTACCGTCAGGCTATTGCCGCCCATAAATTAGTAGAGGCGCCGAATGGTGATTTACTGTTCCTTTCCAAGGAAAATTTCAGCAACGGATCCATTGGTACGGTAGACATCACTTATCCATCAGCTCCTTTGTTTTTACTGTACAATGTGGAATTAGTCAAAGGCCTGATGAATCATATTTTTTATTACAGCGAGAGCGGAAAATGGACCAAACCTTTTGCTGCACACGATGTGGGAACTTATCCAATGGCTAACGGACAAACTTATGGCGGGGATATGCCGGTGGAAGAAAGCGGAAATATGTTGATTCTTACGGCAGCTGTTGCGGCGGTAGAAGGAAATGCAAAGTATGCGGAAAAACATTGGGATGTATTGACAGTATGGACGGATTACCTGGTAGAAAACGGGCTGGATCCGGAAAACCAATTATGTACGGATGATTTTGCCGGACATTTTGCACATAATGTCAACCTGTCCGCAAAGGCCATAATGGGGATCGCTTCATACGGAAAACTCGCAGCTATGCTGGGAAAAAAGGATATATCGGAAAAATATACCCAAAAAGCAAAGGAAATGGCCAAAGAATGGATGAGAATGGCCGATGATGGTGATCATTATCGCCTGACATTCGACCAGCCGGGAACATGGAGCCAGAAATACAATCTTGTATGGAATAAACTGATGAACATGGGCATTTTCCCGGAAGAAGTAGCAGCCAAAGAGATTGCTTATTACCAGACCAAACAGAATAAATACGGTTTGCCGTTGGATAACAGGAAAACATATACCAAAGCCGACTGGATCATCTGGACGGCTACCCTGGCCAATGACAAGGAAACATTTCAGAAGTTCATAGATCCTTTATACCTCTTTATGAATGAAACCACCGACAGGATTCCCATGTCCGACTGGTATTATACCGATAAGCCAAAGCATACAGGGTTCCGTGCCAGAGCAGTAGTCGGGGGGTATTTCATTAAAATGCTGGAAGGCGAAATGAAATGAGTAAATAGGAATGATCCGTATAGAAGATAAACAACAAATAAACATAAAATCAATAAATTAAATCTTTAAAATGAAAAAACCTTTCTTAACGATTGCTTTTTTATCAGCGCTTGTCCTTTGTGTTTCAGCGCAGTGGGAGCCTCAGGGCGATAAGATCAAAACCAGC
Coding sequences within:
- a CDS encoding DUF1003 domain-containing protein; protein product: MKTFKSDLSHKEYPLSERISGRSIRRSIMNVILKEHPEFKEDNYLATEELNHYRRKYISEAVSKQVGDMSSLEKTVLNSLSNQTTLSDKIDGDDDAVATLGQKVADKVATFGGSWTFIISFGVFIFIWITINVIWLANKAFDPYPFILLNLMLSCLAALQAPVIMMSQNRQEDKDRERSKKDYMINLKSELEIRSLHEKIDHLIFHQQQELMEVQNVQLELLDAILNQIEKKEAPRKPVRSKKQSENKKT
- a CDS encoding DUF4965 domain-containing protein, whose protein sequence is MKKIIVSLLMMVSLVYGCGSSGHEVIQNDLRAPAYPLVTIDPYTSAWSFGDKLYEGSLKHWTGKDFPLLGVIRVDGENYRFMGLEDIPLLTVFNTSEQGMWTGKYTFTRPREGWNNKDFNDKQWKEGPAAFGTRDESTVKTAWETEEIWVRREINLEEDLSGKKVFLEYSHDDDFELYINGIEVVNTGYKWRKNVTEPVTGEALASLKKGKNVIAAHCTNRSHGALVDFGLFTEQSMPVKLERTAEQKSVNVQATQTHYTFTCGGVDLKLSFAAPLFMEQLDLLSRPVNYLSYEVVSNDGKEHEVDVYFESSPNWALNHPGQASVSESFENGGLVFLKTGSKEQNYLGKKGDDVRIDWGYFYMAAKKENTSYLVGNAADLRKNFVDKAANASSVKKENARMALIQSLGKIKKGSGKIMIGYDDIYSIQYFGVNLRPYWNRSGDQDILMQFQAADREYQQLIDRCYRFDQQLMEKATLAGGKKYAELCVLAYRQAIAAHKLVEAPNGDLLFLSKENFSNGSIGTVDITYPSAPLFLLYNVELVKGLMNHIFYYSESGKWTKPFAAHDVGTYPMANGQTYGGDMPVEESGNMLILTAAVAAVEGNAKYAEKHWDVLTVWTDYLVENGLDPENQLCTDDFAGHFAHNVNLSAKAIMGIASYGKLAAMLGKKDISEKYTQKAKEMAKEWMRMADDGDHYRLTFDQPGTWSQKYNLVWNKLMNMGIFPEEVAAKEIAYYQTKQNKYGLPLDNRKTYTKADWIIWTATLANDKETFQKFIDPLYLFMNETTDRIPMSDWYYTDKPKHTGFRARAVVGGYFIKMLEGEMK